A window of Microbacterium sp. Root61 genomic DNA:
GCGATACCGGTGTGGGTCGTGAACTTGTCCATCTTCAGAACTCCCCCGCCTCGACGCGTGCATAGATCGGCGTATCTTCGAGATCGCTCGGACTCGAGAGCGTGCCGCGCACCGCAGTGGCGGCGGCGACGAGGGGCGAGACCAGGTGGGTGCGTCCGCCCTTGCCCTGGCGGCCCTCGAAGTTGCGGTTGCTCGTCGATGCGCATCGCTCGCCGGGGGCGAGCTGGTCCGGGTTCATGCCCAGGCACATCGAGCATCCGGCGAAGCGCCACTCGGCGCCGAACGCCTCGACGATCTTGTCGATGCCCTCGGCCTCGGCCTCGAGGCGCACCCGCGCAGAGCCGGGGACGACCATGACGCGCACACCGGGCGCCTTCGTGCGGCCCTGGATGACCGAGGCGAAGGCGCGGAGGTCCTCGATACGACTGTTCGTGCACGAGCCCATGAACACGGCATCGACCGGCACCTCCTTGAGCGGAGTGCCTGCCTTCAGGTCCATGTACTCCAGCGCGCGCTCGGCGGCGGCGCGCTCGTTGGGGTCGGCGATGTCGTCGGGCGTCGGGACGACGTCCGACAGCGACACGCCCTGGCCGGGGTTCGTGCCCCACGTGACGAAGGGCTCGAGCTCGTTCGCGTCCAGGTACACCTCGGCGTCGTAGACGGCGCCCTCATCGCTGGGCAGCGTGCGCCAGTAGGCGACCGCGTCGTCCCAGTCCTGGCCTTGCGGCGCATGCGGCTTGTCCTTGACATACGCGAACGTGATGTCGTCCGGTGCGACCATGCCCGCCCGGGCACCGGCCTCGATCGACATGTTGCAGATCGTCATCCGCCCCTCCATGGAGAGGGCACGGATCGCACTGCCGCGGAACTCGAGCACGTAGCCCTGTCCCCCGCCGGT
This region includes:
- the leuC gene encoding 3-isopropylmalate dehydratase large subunit, yielding MSTAVSDASVIPDRPRTLAEKVWDDHLVVKGSDDEPDLIYIDLHLVHEVTSPQAFDGLRAEGRPVRRLDLTIATEDHNTPTLAIDKPIADLTSRTQIETLRRNAAEFGVRLHSLGDKEQGIVHVVGPQLGLTMPGITVVCGDSHTSTHGAFGAMAFGIGTSEVEHVLATQTLPLKAFKTMAITVEGDLKPGVTAKDIILAIIAKIGTGGGQGYVLEFRGSAIRALSMEGRMTICNMSIEAGARAGMVAPDDITFAYVKDKPHAPQGQDWDDAVAYWRTLPSDEGAVYDAEVYLDANELEPFVTWGTNPGQGVSLSDVVPTPDDIADPNERAAAERALEYMDLKAGTPLKEVPVDAVFMGSCTNSRIEDLRAFASVIQGRTKAPGVRVMVVPGSARVRLEAEAEGIDKIVEAFGAEWRFAGCSMCLGMNPDQLAPGERCASTSNRNFEGRQGKGGRTHLVSPLVAAATAVRGTLSSPSDLEDTPIYARVEAGEF